In Scylla paramamosain isolate STU-SP2022 chromosome 1, ASM3559412v1, whole genome shotgun sequence, one DNA window encodes the following:
- the LOC135102259 gene encoding cilia- and flagella-associated protein 251-like yields EEEEEEEEEEEEEEEEEEEEEEEEEEEEEEEEEEEEEEEEEEEEEEEEEEEEEEEEEEEEEEEEEEEEEEEEEEEEEEEEEEEEEEEEEEEEEEEEEEEEEEEEEEEEEEEEEEEEEEEEEEEEEEEEEEEEEEEEEEEEEEEEEEEEEEEEEEEEEEEEEEEEEEEEEEEEEEEEEEEEEEEEDEDEDEDEEKEEEEEEEEEEEEEEEEEEK; encoded by the coding sequence gaagaagaagaagaagaagaagaagaagaagaagaagaagaagaagaagaagaagaagaagaagaagaagaagaagaagaagaagaagaagaagaagaagaagaagaagaagaagaagaagaagaagaagaagaagaagaagaagaagaagaagaagaagaagaagaagaagaagaagaagaagaagaagaagaagaagaagaagaagaagaagaagaagaagaagaagaagaagaagaagaagaagaagaagaagaagaagaagaagaagaagaagaagaagaagaagaagaagaagaagaagaagaagaagaagaagaagaagaagaagaagaagaagaagaagaagaagaagaagaagaagaagaagaagaagaagaagaagaagaagaagaagaagaagaagaagaagaagaagaagaagaagaagaagaagaagaagaagaagaagaagaagaagaagaagaagaagaagaagaagaagaagaagaagaagaagaagaagaagaagaagaagaagaagaagaagaagaagaagaagaagaagaagaagacgaggacgaagacgaggacgaagaaaaagaagaagaagaagaagaagaagaagaagaagaagaagaagaagaagaagaagaaaaa